In Brassica rapa cultivar Chiifu-401-42 chromosome A06, CAAS_Brap_v3.01, whole genome shotgun sequence, a single window of DNA contains:
- the LOC103871900 gene encoding G-type lectin S-receptor-like serine/threonine-protein kinase RKS1 isoform X3, with protein MKIVFVFFLFFCLLQSCTCDDTIMRTHSMRDGDVIISEGKRFAFGFFSLGVSNLRYVGIWYAQISEQTVVWVANRDSPMNDTSGVIRFSSSGNLCIYASANTTEPLWSTNVSDSVLEPTLVARLSPLGNLVLLDSVTGKGFWESFDHPTDSSLPSMRLGFTRKDGLDRFLTSWKSPGDPSSGAFTYRINRTGFPQLILYKGLTPWWRTGSWTGLGWSGVPGMSRRRGSSIFHSSFVNNQDEVSTTNRVTDASVLTRMMVNETGNVQRLTWVETEKKWNVYWSVPKEECDNYAHCGLNGYCDPTGSASFVCTCLPGFEPKMPRDWLLRDTSGGCTKKNNASICGREKEGFVKLKRVKIPDTSVASVDMNITLKECKQRCLGNCSCVAYASAYHEGVGGARGCLTWHGDMLDARIYMNTGQDFYIRADREEIERWNKDGLLRKRRVIIIVISLIAAVMLLAVISFCYVRKRRKSNRERRSSTTLAPGSPFRFEEDRGREWELPLFELNTIVTATNNFAFRNKLGEGGFGPVYKGVLEDGAEIAVKRLSKNSGQGMEEFKNEVKLISKLQHRNLVRMLGCCVESEEKMLVYEYLPNKSLDCFIFDEEQRSELNWPKRMEIIHGIARGILYLHQDSRLRIIHRDLKASNVLLDNEMIPKIADFGMARIFGGNQIRGSTNRVVGTYGYMSPEYAMEGHFSVKSDVYSFGVLILEIITGKKNSAFHKESLNLVGQIWDLWNKGEATKIVDKLMNQKIYDESEVMKCVHIGLLCVQENASDRPDMPSVVSMFGHKANDFPPPKHPAFTSGRKTHVKNDDSTSGAYPSGENSNSVNDITLTDVHGR; from the exons ATGAAGatcgtcttcgtcttcttcttgtttttctgCCTCCTCCAGTCTTGTACCTGCGACGATACGATCATGAGAACACATTCCATGAGAGATGGTGATGTCATAATCTCTGAAGGGAAGAGGTTTGCATTTGGATTCTTCAGCCTTGGAGTTTCAAACCTCCGTTACGTCGGGATTTGGTATGCTCAAATCTCTGAGCAGACTGTTGTATGGGTTGCTAACAGAGACAGTCCCATGAATGACACATCTGGGGTGATAAGGTTCAGCAGCAGTGGGAACCTCTGCATCTATGCATCAGCCAACACAACAGAACCTCTCTGGTCGACCAATGTTTCAGACAGTGTCCTGGAACCAACTCTAGTTGCGAGACTCTCTCCTCTAGGGAACCTTGTTCTGCTTGACTCAGTTACAGGGAAAGGTTTCTGGGAGAGCTTTGATCATCCTACGGACTCTTCTCTTCCGTCTATGAGGTTGGGTTTCACACGAAAAGACGGCTTGGATCGCTTTCTAACGTCTTGGAAATCTCCAGGTGACCCAAGCTCTGGAGCTTTCACATACCGGATAAATCGCACGGGGTTCCCGCAGCTGATTCTGTACAAAGGTCTGACCCCATGGTGGCGTACGGGATCCTGGACCGGGTTGGGATGGAGCGGTGTGCCTGGAATGTCAAGAAGAAGAGGCTCTTCTATCTTCCATAGCTCGTTTGTTAATAACCAGGACGAAGTATCCACAACCAACCGTGTGACGGATGCTTCAGTCCTAACAAGAATGATGGTGAACGAAACAGGAAACGTGCAACGTCTCACATGGGTCGAAACGGAGAAGAAATGGAATGTGTACTGGTCGGTTCCTAAAGAGGAATGCGACAATTATGCACACTGCGGCCTTAACGGTTACTGTGATCCCACAGGTTCAGCATCGTTTGTGTGCACATGCCTACCTGGTTTTGAGCCGAAGATGCCCCGTGATTGGCTCTTGAGGGACACTTCGGGTGGGTGTACTAAGAAAAACAACGCTTCAATATGCGGCCGTGAGAAAGAAGGGTTTGTGAAGTTAAAGCGCGTGAAGATTCCCGACACATCAGTTGCAAGTGTGGATATGAACATAACACTGAAGGAGTGCAAACAGAGGTGCTTAGGGAACTGCTCTTGTGTCGCTTACGCAAGCGCTTACCATGAAGGTGTGGGGGGAGCAAGAGGGTGCTTGACATGGCACGGCGATATGTTGGATGCGAGGATATACATGAACACGGGACAAGATTTCTACATACGTGCAGACAGGGAAGAGATAG AGCGGTGGAACAAAGATGGCTTATTACGGAAGAGGAGAGTCATTATCATTGTCATCAGTTTGATTGCAGCCGTAATGTTACTAGCCGTCATTTCGTTCTGTTACGTAAGGAAGCGACGAA AGTCGAACAGGGAAAGAAGATCCTCAACAACCTTGGCTCCAGGTTCTCCATTCAGATTTGAAGAGGACCGGGGGAGAGAATGGGAGTTACCTCTCTTTGAGCTTAACACAATCGTTACAGCGACGAACAATTTTGCTTTCCGTAACAAGCTTGGAGAAGGTGGTTTCGGACCCGTTTATAAG GGCGTGTTAGAAGACGGTGCGGAGATAGCAGTGAAGAGGTTGTCTAAAAACTCAGGCCAAGGGATGGAAGAGTTCAAGAACGAGGTCAAGTTGATATCGAAGTTACAGCATCGGAATCTCGTGAGGATGTTAGGATGTTGCGTTGAATCGGAAGAGAAGATGTTGGTATACGAGTATTTACCAAACAAGAGTTTAGACTGTTTCATATTCG ATGAAGAGCAGAGATCGGAGTTAAATTGGCCAAAACGGATGGAGATAATACACGGGATTGCTCGCGGAATCTTGTACCTTCATCAAGATTCAAGACTGAGGATCATCCACAGAGACCTCAAGGCCAGCAATGTACTTCTTGACAATGAAATGATCCCCAAGATTGCGGATTTTGGCATGGCGAGAATCTTTGGGGGCAACCAAATCAGAGGAAGCACAAATCGTGTCGTCGGAACATA TGGATATATGTCACCTGAGTATGCAATGGAGGGTCACTTCTCCGTTAAATCCGACGTCTACAGCTTCGGAGTATTGATCTTAGAGATCATAACAGGGAAGAAAAACAGTGCGTTCCACAAGGAATCTTTGAACCTAGTTGGACAA ATATGGGATCTATGGAACAAAGGTGAAGCAACAAAGATCGTAGACAAACTAATGAACCAAAAGATTTATGATGAGAGCGAAGTGATGAAGTGCGTACACATTGGGTTGCTTTGCGTACAAGAAAATGCTTCGGATAGACCAGACATGCCCTCTGTTGTGTCCATGTTTGGTCATAAGGCCAATGACTTTCCTCCTCCCAAGCATCCTGCGTTTACGTCCGGAAGGAAGACACACGTCAAGAATGACGACAGCACCTCCGGTGCTTACCCCAGTGGAGAAAATAGCAATTCTGTTAATGACATTACTCTCACTGATGTTCATGGCCGTTGA
- the LOC103871900 gene encoding G-type lectin S-receptor-like serine/threonine-protein kinase RKS1 isoform X2 encodes MIVPLHQYTFIILDREEHYDTSFLFQSCTCDDTIMRTHSMRDGDVIISEGKRFAFGFFSLGVSNLRYVGIWYAQISEQTVVWVANRDSPMNDTSGVIRFSSSGNLCIYASANTTEPLWSTNVSDSVLEPTLVARLSPLGNLVLLDSVTGKGFWESFDHPTDSSLPSMRLGFTRKDGLDRFLTSWKSPGDPSSGAFTYRINRTGFPQLILYKGLTPWWRTGSWTGLGWSGVPGMSRRRGSSIFHSSFVNNQDEVSTTNRVTDASVLTRMMVNETGNVQRLTWVETEKKWNVYWSVPKEECDNYAHCGLNGYCDPTGSASFVCTCLPGFEPKMPRDWLLRDTSGGCTKKNNASICGREKEGFVKLKRVKIPDTSVASVDMNITLKECKQRCLGNCSCVAYASAYHEGVGGARGCLTWHGDMLDARIYMNTGQDFYIRADREEIERWNKDGLLRKRRVIIIVISLIAAVMLLAVISFCYVRKRRKSNRERRSSTTLAPGSPFRFEEDRGREWELPLFELNTIVTATNNFAFRNKLGEGGFGPVYKGVLEDGAEIAVKRLSKNSGQGMEEFKNEVKLISKLQHRNLVRMLGCCVESEEKMLVYEYLPNKSLDCFIFDEEQRSELNWPKRMEIIHGIARGILYLHQDSRLRIIHRDLKASNVLLDNEMIPKIADFGMARIFGGNQIRGSTNRVVGTYGYMSPEYAMEGHFSVKSDVYSFGVLILEIITGKKNSAFHKESLNLVGQIWDLWNKGEATKIVDKLMNQKIYDESEVMKCVHIGLLCVQENASDRPDMPSVVSMFGHKANDFPPPKHPAFTSGRKTHVKNDDSTSGAYPSGENSNSVNDITLTDVHGR; translated from the exons ATGATTGTGCCGTTACATCAGTATACATTTATTATTCTAG ACAGAGAAGAACACTACGATACAAGTTTCCTATTTCAG TCTTGTACCTGCGACGATACGATCATGAGAACACATTCCATGAGAGATGGTGATGTCATAATCTCTGAAGGGAAGAGGTTTGCATTTGGATTCTTCAGCCTTGGAGTTTCAAACCTCCGTTACGTCGGGATTTGGTATGCTCAAATCTCTGAGCAGACTGTTGTATGGGTTGCTAACAGAGACAGTCCCATGAATGACACATCTGGGGTGATAAGGTTCAGCAGCAGTGGGAACCTCTGCATCTATGCATCAGCCAACACAACAGAACCTCTCTGGTCGACCAATGTTTCAGACAGTGTCCTGGAACCAACTCTAGTTGCGAGACTCTCTCCTCTAGGGAACCTTGTTCTGCTTGACTCAGTTACAGGGAAAGGTTTCTGGGAGAGCTTTGATCATCCTACGGACTCTTCTCTTCCGTCTATGAGGTTGGGTTTCACACGAAAAGACGGCTTGGATCGCTTTCTAACGTCTTGGAAATCTCCAGGTGACCCAAGCTCTGGAGCTTTCACATACCGGATAAATCGCACGGGGTTCCCGCAGCTGATTCTGTACAAAGGTCTGACCCCATGGTGGCGTACGGGATCCTGGACCGGGTTGGGATGGAGCGGTGTGCCTGGAATGTCAAGAAGAAGAGGCTCTTCTATCTTCCATAGCTCGTTTGTTAATAACCAGGACGAAGTATCCACAACCAACCGTGTGACGGATGCTTCAGTCCTAACAAGAATGATGGTGAACGAAACAGGAAACGTGCAACGTCTCACATGGGTCGAAACGGAGAAGAAATGGAATGTGTACTGGTCGGTTCCTAAAGAGGAATGCGACAATTATGCACACTGCGGCCTTAACGGTTACTGTGATCCCACAGGTTCAGCATCGTTTGTGTGCACATGCCTACCTGGTTTTGAGCCGAAGATGCCCCGTGATTGGCTCTTGAGGGACACTTCGGGTGGGTGTACTAAGAAAAACAACGCTTCAATATGCGGCCGTGAGAAAGAAGGGTTTGTGAAGTTAAAGCGCGTGAAGATTCCCGACACATCAGTTGCAAGTGTGGATATGAACATAACACTGAAGGAGTGCAAACAGAGGTGCTTAGGGAACTGCTCTTGTGTCGCTTACGCAAGCGCTTACCATGAAGGTGTGGGGGGAGCAAGAGGGTGCTTGACATGGCACGGCGATATGTTGGATGCGAGGATATACATGAACACGGGACAAGATTTCTACATACGTGCAGACAGGGAAGAGATAG AGCGGTGGAACAAAGATGGCTTATTACGGAAGAGGAGAGTCATTATCATTGTCATCAGTTTGATTGCAGCCGTAATGTTACTAGCCGTCATTTCGTTCTGTTACGTAAGGAAGCGACGAA AGTCGAACAGGGAAAGAAGATCCTCAACAACCTTGGCTCCAGGTTCTCCATTCAGATTTGAAGAGGACCGGGGGAGAGAATGGGAGTTACCTCTCTTTGAGCTTAACACAATCGTTACAGCGACGAACAATTTTGCTTTCCGTAACAAGCTTGGAGAAGGTGGTTTCGGACCCGTTTATAAG GGCGTGTTAGAAGACGGTGCGGAGATAGCAGTGAAGAGGTTGTCTAAAAACTCAGGCCAAGGGATGGAAGAGTTCAAGAACGAGGTCAAGTTGATATCGAAGTTACAGCATCGGAATCTCGTGAGGATGTTAGGATGTTGCGTTGAATCGGAAGAGAAGATGTTGGTATACGAGTATTTACCAAACAAGAGTTTAGACTGTTTCATATTCG ATGAAGAGCAGAGATCGGAGTTAAATTGGCCAAAACGGATGGAGATAATACACGGGATTGCTCGCGGAATCTTGTACCTTCATCAAGATTCAAGACTGAGGATCATCCACAGAGACCTCAAGGCCAGCAATGTACTTCTTGACAATGAAATGATCCCCAAGATTGCGGATTTTGGCATGGCGAGAATCTTTGGGGGCAACCAAATCAGAGGAAGCACAAATCGTGTCGTCGGAACATA TGGATATATGTCACCTGAGTATGCAATGGAGGGTCACTTCTCCGTTAAATCCGACGTCTACAGCTTCGGAGTATTGATCTTAGAGATCATAACAGGGAAGAAAAACAGTGCGTTCCACAAGGAATCTTTGAACCTAGTTGGACAA ATATGGGATCTATGGAACAAAGGTGAAGCAACAAAGATCGTAGACAAACTAATGAACCAAAAGATTTATGATGAGAGCGAAGTGATGAAGTGCGTACACATTGGGTTGCTTTGCGTACAAGAAAATGCTTCGGATAGACCAGACATGCCCTCTGTTGTGTCCATGTTTGGTCATAAGGCCAATGACTTTCCTCCTCCCAAGCATCCTGCGTTTACGTCCGGAAGGAAGACACACGTCAAGAATGACGACAGCACCTCCGGTGCTTACCCCAGTGGAGAAAATAGCAATTCTGTTAATGACATTACTCTCACTGATGTTCATGGCCGTTGA
- the LOC103871900 gene encoding G-type lectin S-receptor-like serine/threonine-protein kinase RKS1 isoform X5, protein MIVPLHQYTFIILDREEHYDTSFLFQSCTCDDTIMRTHSMRDGDVIISEGKRFAFGFFSLGVSNLRYVGIWYAQISEQTVVWVANRDSPMNDTSGVIRFSSSGNLCIYASANTTEPLWSTNVSDSVLEPTLVARLSPLGNLVLLDSVTGKGFWESFDHPTDSSLPSMRLGFTRKDGLDRFLTSWKSPGDPSSGAFTYRINRTGFPQLILYKGLTPWWRTGSWTGLGWSGVPGMSRRRGSSIFHSSFVNNQDEVSTTNRVTDASVLTRMMVNETGNVQRLTWVETEKKWNVYWSVPKEECDNYAHCGLNGYCDPTGSASFVCTCLPGFEPKMPRDWLLRDTSGGCTKKNNASICGREKEGFVKLKRVKIPDTSVASVDMNITLKECKQRCLGNCSCVAYASAYHEGVGGARGCLTWHGDMLDARIYMNTGQDFYIRADREEIERWNKDGLLRKRRVIIIVISLIAAVMLLAVISFCYVRKRRKSNRERRSSTTLAPGSPFRFEEDRGREWELPLFELNTIVTATNNFAFRNKLGEGGFGPVYKGVLEDGAEIAVKRLSKNSGQGMEEFKNEVKLISKLQHRNLVRMLGCCVESEEKMLVYEYLPNKSLDCFIFDEEQRSELNWPKRMEIIHGIARGILYLHQDSRLRIIHRDLKASNVLLDNEMIPKIADFGMARIFGGNQIRGSTNRVVGTYGYMSPEYAMEGHFSVKSDVYSFGVLILEIITGKKNNMGSMEQR, encoded by the exons ATGATTGTGCCGTTACATCAGTATACATTTATTATTCTAG ACAGAGAAGAACACTACGATACAAGTTTCCTATTTCAG TCTTGTACCTGCGACGATACGATCATGAGAACACATTCCATGAGAGATGGTGATGTCATAATCTCTGAAGGGAAGAGGTTTGCATTTGGATTCTTCAGCCTTGGAGTTTCAAACCTCCGTTACGTCGGGATTTGGTATGCTCAAATCTCTGAGCAGACTGTTGTATGGGTTGCTAACAGAGACAGTCCCATGAATGACACATCTGGGGTGATAAGGTTCAGCAGCAGTGGGAACCTCTGCATCTATGCATCAGCCAACACAACAGAACCTCTCTGGTCGACCAATGTTTCAGACAGTGTCCTGGAACCAACTCTAGTTGCGAGACTCTCTCCTCTAGGGAACCTTGTTCTGCTTGACTCAGTTACAGGGAAAGGTTTCTGGGAGAGCTTTGATCATCCTACGGACTCTTCTCTTCCGTCTATGAGGTTGGGTTTCACACGAAAAGACGGCTTGGATCGCTTTCTAACGTCTTGGAAATCTCCAGGTGACCCAAGCTCTGGAGCTTTCACATACCGGATAAATCGCACGGGGTTCCCGCAGCTGATTCTGTACAAAGGTCTGACCCCATGGTGGCGTACGGGATCCTGGACCGGGTTGGGATGGAGCGGTGTGCCTGGAATGTCAAGAAGAAGAGGCTCTTCTATCTTCCATAGCTCGTTTGTTAATAACCAGGACGAAGTATCCACAACCAACCGTGTGACGGATGCTTCAGTCCTAACAAGAATGATGGTGAACGAAACAGGAAACGTGCAACGTCTCACATGGGTCGAAACGGAGAAGAAATGGAATGTGTACTGGTCGGTTCCTAAAGAGGAATGCGACAATTATGCACACTGCGGCCTTAACGGTTACTGTGATCCCACAGGTTCAGCATCGTTTGTGTGCACATGCCTACCTGGTTTTGAGCCGAAGATGCCCCGTGATTGGCTCTTGAGGGACACTTCGGGTGGGTGTACTAAGAAAAACAACGCTTCAATATGCGGCCGTGAGAAAGAAGGGTTTGTGAAGTTAAAGCGCGTGAAGATTCCCGACACATCAGTTGCAAGTGTGGATATGAACATAACACTGAAGGAGTGCAAACAGAGGTGCTTAGGGAACTGCTCTTGTGTCGCTTACGCAAGCGCTTACCATGAAGGTGTGGGGGGAGCAAGAGGGTGCTTGACATGGCACGGCGATATGTTGGATGCGAGGATATACATGAACACGGGACAAGATTTCTACATACGTGCAGACAGGGAAGAGATAG AGCGGTGGAACAAAGATGGCTTATTACGGAAGAGGAGAGTCATTATCATTGTCATCAGTTTGATTGCAGCCGTAATGTTACTAGCCGTCATTTCGTTCTGTTACGTAAGGAAGCGACGAA AGTCGAACAGGGAAAGAAGATCCTCAACAACCTTGGCTCCAGGTTCTCCATTCAGATTTGAAGAGGACCGGGGGAGAGAATGGGAGTTACCTCTCTTTGAGCTTAACACAATCGTTACAGCGACGAACAATTTTGCTTTCCGTAACAAGCTTGGAGAAGGTGGTTTCGGACCCGTTTATAAG GGCGTGTTAGAAGACGGTGCGGAGATAGCAGTGAAGAGGTTGTCTAAAAACTCAGGCCAAGGGATGGAAGAGTTCAAGAACGAGGTCAAGTTGATATCGAAGTTACAGCATCGGAATCTCGTGAGGATGTTAGGATGTTGCGTTGAATCGGAAGAGAAGATGTTGGTATACGAGTATTTACCAAACAAGAGTTTAGACTGTTTCATATTCG ATGAAGAGCAGAGATCGGAGTTAAATTGGCCAAAACGGATGGAGATAATACACGGGATTGCTCGCGGAATCTTGTACCTTCATCAAGATTCAAGACTGAGGATCATCCACAGAGACCTCAAGGCCAGCAATGTACTTCTTGACAATGAAATGATCCCCAAGATTGCGGATTTTGGCATGGCGAGAATCTTTGGGGGCAACCAAATCAGAGGAAGCACAAATCGTGTCGTCGGAACATA TGGATATATGTCACCTGAGTATGCAATGGAGGGTCACTTCTCCGTTAAATCCGACGTCTACAGCTTCGGAGTATTGATCTTAGAGATCATAACAGGGAAGAAAAACA ATATGGGATCTATGGAACAAAGGTGA
- the LOC103871900 gene encoding G-type lectin S-receptor-like serine/threonine-protein kinase RKS1 isoform X1 — translation MFHMEGGDPSLFLIALMFCSIRRKPESCTCDDTIMRTHSMRDGDVIISEGKRFAFGFFSLGVSNLRYVGIWYAQISEQTVVWVANRDSPMNDTSGVIRFSSSGNLCIYASANTTEPLWSTNVSDSVLEPTLVARLSPLGNLVLLDSVTGKGFWESFDHPTDSSLPSMRLGFTRKDGLDRFLTSWKSPGDPSSGAFTYRINRTGFPQLILYKGLTPWWRTGSWTGLGWSGVPGMSRRRGSSIFHSSFVNNQDEVSTTNRVTDASVLTRMMVNETGNVQRLTWVETEKKWNVYWSVPKEECDNYAHCGLNGYCDPTGSASFVCTCLPGFEPKMPRDWLLRDTSGGCTKKNNASICGREKEGFVKLKRVKIPDTSVASVDMNITLKECKQRCLGNCSCVAYASAYHEGVGGARGCLTWHGDMLDARIYMNTGQDFYIRADREEIERWNKDGLLRKRRVIIIVISLIAAVMLLAVISFCYVRKRRKSNRERRSSTTLAPGSPFRFEEDRGREWELPLFELNTIVTATNNFAFRNKLGEGGFGPVYKGVLEDGAEIAVKRLSKNSGQGMEEFKNEVKLISKLQHRNLVRMLGCCVESEEKMLVYEYLPNKSLDCFIFDEEQRSELNWPKRMEIIHGIARGILYLHQDSRLRIIHRDLKASNVLLDNEMIPKIADFGMARIFGGNQIRGSTNRVVGTYGYMSPEYAMEGHFSVKSDVYSFGVLILEIITGKKNSAFHKESLNLVGQIWDLWNKGEATKIVDKLMNQKIYDESEVMKCVHIGLLCVQENASDRPDMPSVVSMFGHKANDFPPPKHPAFTSGRKTHVKNDDSTSGAYPSGENSNSVNDITLTDVHGR, via the exons ATGTTTCATATGGAAGGAGGAGATCCCTCACTCTTTCTAATTGCCTTGATGTTCTGTTCCATTAGAAGGAAGCCAGAG TCTTGTACCTGCGACGATACGATCATGAGAACACATTCCATGAGAGATGGTGATGTCATAATCTCTGAAGGGAAGAGGTTTGCATTTGGATTCTTCAGCCTTGGAGTTTCAAACCTCCGTTACGTCGGGATTTGGTATGCTCAAATCTCTGAGCAGACTGTTGTATGGGTTGCTAACAGAGACAGTCCCATGAATGACACATCTGGGGTGATAAGGTTCAGCAGCAGTGGGAACCTCTGCATCTATGCATCAGCCAACACAACAGAACCTCTCTGGTCGACCAATGTTTCAGACAGTGTCCTGGAACCAACTCTAGTTGCGAGACTCTCTCCTCTAGGGAACCTTGTTCTGCTTGACTCAGTTACAGGGAAAGGTTTCTGGGAGAGCTTTGATCATCCTACGGACTCTTCTCTTCCGTCTATGAGGTTGGGTTTCACACGAAAAGACGGCTTGGATCGCTTTCTAACGTCTTGGAAATCTCCAGGTGACCCAAGCTCTGGAGCTTTCACATACCGGATAAATCGCACGGGGTTCCCGCAGCTGATTCTGTACAAAGGTCTGACCCCATGGTGGCGTACGGGATCCTGGACCGGGTTGGGATGGAGCGGTGTGCCTGGAATGTCAAGAAGAAGAGGCTCTTCTATCTTCCATAGCTCGTTTGTTAATAACCAGGACGAAGTATCCACAACCAACCGTGTGACGGATGCTTCAGTCCTAACAAGAATGATGGTGAACGAAACAGGAAACGTGCAACGTCTCACATGGGTCGAAACGGAGAAGAAATGGAATGTGTACTGGTCGGTTCCTAAAGAGGAATGCGACAATTATGCACACTGCGGCCTTAACGGTTACTGTGATCCCACAGGTTCAGCATCGTTTGTGTGCACATGCCTACCTGGTTTTGAGCCGAAGATGCCCCGTGATTGGCTCTTGAGGGACACTTCGGGTGGGTGTACTAAGAAAAACAACGCTTCAATATGCGGCCGTGAGAAAGAAGGGTTTGTGAAGTTAAAGCGCGTGAAGATTCCCGACACATCAGTTGCAAGTGTGGATATGAACATAACACTGAAGGAGTGCAAACAGAGGTGCTTAGGGAACTGCTCTTGTGTCGCTTACGCAAGCGCTTACCATGAAGGTGTGGGGGGAGCAAGAGGGTGCTTGACATGGCACGGCGATATGTTGGATGCGAGGATATACATGAACACGGGACAAGATTTCTACATACGTGCAGACAGGGAAGAGATAG AGCGGTGGAACAAAGATGGCTTATTACGGAAGAGGAGAGTCATTATCATTGTCATCAGTTTGATTGCAGCCGTAATGTTACTAGCCGTCATTTCGTTCTGTTACGTAAGGAAGCGACGAA AGTCGAACAGGGAAAGAAGATCCTCAACAACCTTGGCTCCAGGTTCTCCATTCAGATTTGAAGAGGACCGGGGGAGAGAATGGGAGTTACCTCTCTTTGAGCTTAACACAATCGTTACAGCGACGAACAATTTTGCTTTCCGTAACAAGCTTGGAGAAGGTGGTTTCGGACCCGTTTATAAG GGCGTGTTAGAAGACGGTGCGGAGATAGCAGTGAAGAGGTTGTCTAAAAACTCAGGCCAAGGGATGGAAGAGTTCAAGAACGAGGTCAAGTTGATATCGAAGTTACAGCATCGGAATCTCGTGAGGATGTTAGGATGTTGCGTTGAATCGGAAGAGAAGATGTTGGTATACGAGTATTTACCAAACAAGAGTTTAGACTGTTTCATATTCG ATGAAGAGCAGAGATCGGAGTTAAATTGGCCAAAACGGATGGAGATAATACACGGGATTGCTCGCGGAATCTTGTACCTTCATCAAGATTCAAGACTGAGGATCATCCACAGAGACCTCAAGGCCAGCAATGTACTTCTTGACAATGAAATGATCCCCAAGATTGCGGATTTTGGCATGGCGAGAATCTTTGGGGGCAACCAAATCAGAGGAAGCACAAATCGTGTCGTCGGAACATA TGGATATATGTCACCTGAGTATGCAATGGAGGGTCACTTCTCCGTTAAATCCGACGTCTACAGCTTCGGAGTATTGATCTTAGAGATCATAACAGGGAAGAAAAACAGTGCGTTCCACAAGGAATCTTTGAACCTAGTTGGACAA ATATGGGATCTATGGAACAAAGGTGAAGCAACAAAGATCGTAGACAAACTAATGAACCAAAAGATTTATGATGAGAGCGAAGTGATGAAGTGCGTACACATTGGGTTGCTTTGCGTACAAGAAAATGCTTCGGATAGACCAGACATGCCCTCTGTTGTGTCCATGTTTGGTCATAAGGCCAATGACTTTCCTCCTCCCAAGCATCCTGCGTTTACGTCCGGAAGGAAGACACACGTCAAGAATGACGACAGCACCTCCGGTGCTTACCCCAGTGGAGAAAATAGCAATTCTGTTAATGACATTACTCTCACTGATGTTCATGGCCGTTGA